The Metabacillus schmidteae genome has a segment encoding these proteins:
- a CDS encoding vWA domain-containing protein, translating into MRFIKFNDQQVDSFLFMELSDLAKGLTKNGEMEVDYSVQSYLDPFEKKIYVSHFWDHRERSETELALKSDIYLRSIGNYFHTDFRELGLFVEKVRPLKLCSFAKQLCMLLEDLRLEEICIKERPGTKMAFRLRKRLYRRHFQSQLIIHKERSILTDALFNAIYLILTAESTLEQIPDLSENLDRTLPYIQSQIFQVFEAASTAHVIKLVLNIVDILEEVLEHDMLNTYFYLAELPYDSIKESSLYDELKRKSKLKNKDQIEDAKKGDEDVHSDKLPTWHSETSKPTKSFLQFDLEQGTNTTLNGDGTVREGDDSDQALAMVQGTSGKAKRNDYSKLEAMESQKEERSSTGELAYGKENRYAVPVFVQSKPPSADEREQYQQDRNDILLFQKKLKLMIQKTLEHKRTLPRSDLHIGRLNKKLLRIVTDENPKLFYKKQEKSPDIDAVFTLLVDCSASMFDKMDQTKLGITLFHETLKSVKVPHQIVGFWEDTNEASKTRQPNHFHTVISFKNSIQRQVGPEIMQLSPEEDNRDGYAIRHMTEQLTKRNEKQKFLLVFSDGEPAATGYERNGIIDTHEAVLYARKLGIEVINVFLSTNEVEEATKKTIQNIYGRYSVFVEKIDELPEQLYPLLKRLLLKTI; encoded by the coding sequence TTGAGATTTATTAAGTTCAACGATCAACAAGTTGATTCATTTCTTTTTATGGAACTATCTGATCTAGCAAAGGGACTAACAAAAAATGGTGAGATGGAAGTGGATTATAGTGTTCAATCTTACTTGGATCCATTTGAAAAGAAAATATATGTAAGTCACTTTTGGGATCATAGAGAAAGATCTGAAACAGAATTAGCTTTAAAAAGTGATATTTATTTACGAAGTATTGGGAATTATTTTCATACAGATTTTCGTGAGCTTGGTTTATTTGTAGAAAAGGTGAGACCTTTAAAACTTTGTAGTTTTGCCAAACAACTATGCATGCTTTTGGAAGATCTTCGACTAGAAGAGATATGTATAAAAGAAAGACCTGGCACAAAAATGGCGTTTCGTTTAAGAAAAAGGCTATATCGAAGACATTTCCAAAGTCAACTCATTATTCATAAGGAACGGAGTATTTTAACTGACGCTCTATTCAATGCAATCTATTTAATCCTGACAGCTGAATCTACTTTGGAACAGATACCTGACCTCTCAGAAAACCTGGACCGTACCTTACCATATATTCAATCTCAAATCTTCCAAGTTTTCGAAGCCGCTTCAACAGCTCATGTAATTAAGCTTGTTTTAAACATTGTAGATATATTAGAAGAGGTTCTCGAGCATGATATGCTTAATACGTATTTTTATTTAGCTGAGCTTCCATATGACTCTATAAAGGAATCTAGTCTTTATGATGAGTTAAAGAGAAAATCAAAGTTAAAGAATAAAGATCAAATTGAAGATGCCAAGAAAGGTGATGAAGATGTCCATAGTGATAAACTTCCAACCTGGCATAGCGAAACAAGTAAACCGACCAAAAGTTTCTTGCAATTTGATTTAGAGCAAGGGACAAATACTACGCTTAACGGTGACGGTACAGTTCGTGAAGGTGATGATTCAGATCAAGCACTTGCGATGGTACAAGGAACATCAGGGAAAGCGAAACGAAATGATTATTCAAAACTAGAAGCAATGGAGTCTCAAAAGGAAGAAAGATCTAGTACGGGAGAGCTTGCATATGGAAAGGAAAATAGATATGCAGTTCCAGTATTTGTCCAATCAAAGCCGCCATCAGCAGATGAAAGAGAACAATATCAACAAGACCGTAATGATATTCTTCTCTTTCAGAAAAAATTAAAATTAATGATACAGAAAACATTGGAGCATAAAAGAACTTTGCCGAGGTCAGATCTTCATATTGGAAGGTTAAATAAAAAACTTTTAAGAATAGTAACTGATGAAAATCCTAAGCTGTTTTATAAAAAACAGGAAAAGTCGCCAGATATTGATGCTGTTTTCACCCTCTTAGTTGATTGCTCTGCTTCCATGTTTGATAAAATGGATCAAACAAAGCTGGGAATTACACTCTTTCACGAAACATTAAAATCTGTAAAAGTTCCACATCAGATTGTTGGTTTCTGGGAGGATACAAATGAAGCTTCAAAAACCAGACAGCCGAATCATTTTCATACCGTTATTTCATTTAAGAACTCAATACAAAGACAAGTGGGACCAGAGATTATGCAGTTATCACCAGAAGAAGATAATAGAGATGGATATGCAATAAGACATATGACTGAGCAATTAACGAAAAGAAATGAAAAGCAAAAATTTCTGCTTGTATTTTCTGATGGTGAACCGGCAGCAACCGGTTATGAAAGGAACGGAATAATAGATACACATGAAGCTGTCCTGTATGCCAGAAAATTGGGAATTGAAGTAATAAATGTGTTTCTATCGACTAATGAGGTAGAGGAAGCGACCAAAAAAACAATACAAAATATATATGGTAGATACAGTGTTTTCGTCGAAAAAATTGATGAACTTCCTGAACAATTATATCCTTTATTAAAAAGATTGTTATTAAAAACAATATAG
- a CDS encoding sodium-dependent transporter has protein sequence MSKSVEQWSSKISFILAAAGSAIGLGAIWKFPYVAGTSGGGVFFLIFILFTLLVGLPLLLGEFIIGRSTKSDAILAYKQIAPNSSWHLIGRLGVITCFILLSFYSVVGGWILIYLVKALTGDLSGLTEQQYGELFGASISDPIITVVAQLIFLLITSYVVSKGISNGIEKASKFMMPALFILFVFIIIRSVTLDGAMEGIIFFLKPDFAKVTSETVLYAMGQSFFALSVGVSVMVTYSSYLSKNENLPQSAVSIVGLNLLVALLAGLAIFPAVFSFGLAPDAGPVLLFNVLPTVFNQMPFGTVFLVAFLLLFLFATLTSAFSMLEIIVAPISKGNEKKRRLFSWVIGLCIFAVGIPSALSYGVLSDITIFGKSIFDAADFLVSNMLMPLGALLIALFVPLKMPKKALLEELQQGSSISKKIFTCWYLLLKYVAPIVIIVVFLDVLGII, from the coding sequence GTGAGTAAATCAGTTGAACAATGGTCGTCAAAAATCTCGTTTATTCTTGCTGCAGCAGGTTCTGCGATAGGTCTTGGTGCGATATGGAAGTTTCCATATGTAGCTGGAACAAGTGGAGGAGGCGTATTCTTTCTTATTTTTATTCTTTTTACCCTGTTAGTAGGGTTGCCACTTTTACTTGGTGAATTTATTATCGGTAGAAGTACGAAAAGTGATGCGATTTTAGCCTATAAACAAATTGCTCCAAATTCATCTTGGCATCTAATCGGAAGATTAGGGGTAATTACTTGCTTTATTTTGCTGTCCTTTTATAGTGTAGTTGGGGGATGGATCCTCATTTACTTGGTAAAAGCATTAACTGGTGATTTAAGTGGTCTAACCGAGCAGCAATATGGGGAATTATTTGGAGCGAGTATTTCAGATCCTATAATAACGGTAGTAGCTCAGCTAATTTTTCTGCTTATTACGAGCTATGTAGTATCTAAAGGGATTTCAAATGGAATTGAAAAAGCAAGTAAATTTATGATGCCTGCACTTTTTATTTTATTTGTTTTTATCATTATTCGATCAGTTACATTAGATGGTGCAATGGAAGGGATTATTTTTTTCTTAAAGCCTGATTTTGCAAAGGTGACATCTGAAACAGTATTGTATGCAATGGGCCAATCCTTTTTCGCGTTAAGCGTTGGTGTTTCAGTTATGGTAACATATAGTTCTTATTTATCAAAAAATGAAAATCTGCCACAATCTGCTGTATCAATAGTAGGGTTAAATCTATTAGTAGCTTTACTAGCTGGTTTAGCTATTTTCCCAGCTGTATTTTCATTCGGATTGGCACCAGATGCGGGTCCTGTATTATTATTTAATGTACTTCCAACTGTTTTTAATCAAATGCCATTTGGGACTGTTTTCTTGGTTGCCTTTTTATTATTATTCTTATTTGCAACTTTAACTTCTGCCTTTTCAATGCTTGAAATTATTGTTGCACCAATTTCAAAAGGAAATGAAAAGAAAAGAAGGCTTTTTTCATGGGTTATAGGATTATGTATCTTTGCAGTGGGAATTCCGTCAGCATTGTCTTATGGAGTTCTTTCGGATATAACGATATTTGGGAAGTCTATATTTGATGCGGCTGATTTTCTTGTAAGTAATATGCTAATGCCATTAGGTGCATTGCTAATTGCACTATTTGTTCCTTTAAAAATGCCTAAAAAGGCACTGCTTGAGGAGCTACAGCAAGGCTCGTCCATTAGTAAAAAAATCTTTACGTGCTGGTATCTTTTACTAAAGTACGTTGCTCCTATTGTTATTATTGTTGTATTTTTAGATGTTTTAGGCATTATTTAA
- the sucA gene encoding 2-oxoglutarate dehydrogenase E1 component, producing MAVGNSKQKFPWEDFHGPNLGYVMEQYDQYKVDPNSIDIELKEIFDNWGSPSLQMKSTNQPALAENETISADKMKKVAEAVKLVTNIRRYGHLNAAVYPFEETGEKNEFLRLEEYDLTEEDLKDIPVHLLCEDVPGHVTNGLEAYQYLKEVYKGSIAFEFSHVHNYEEKTWLLKMVESGTIFKNLSKEKRVSILKRLAEVEGFEQFLHRTFVGQKRFSIEGLDMLVPVLDELISNAVQAGTDTINIGMAHRGRLNVLAHVLGKPYEIIFSEFQHAPNKELVPSEGSIGINYGWSGDVKYHLGANKQFKDESVGHAKVTLANNPSHLEFIDPIVEGYTRAAQEVRTEKGYPRQSVNDAMAILIHGDAAFPGEGIVAETLNLNKLTGYQTGGTIHIIANNMIGFTTESRDSRSTKYASDLAKGYEIPIVHVNADDPEACIAAVFIAMEYRKKFKSDFLIDLIGYRRFGHNEMDEPSMTQPQLYEKVRKHPTVRNLYAKSLENEGVVDSGDIQKINDEVQAAFEKAYQKVPDKNTVQTHEIKLPNFVNSGLPTFQTAVTKDKLLKLNDELVKWPENFNVFSKLQRILERRANALKEEGKVEWALGEALAFASILSDGTPIRLTGQDSQRGTFAQRHIVLHDVNTGEFYSPLHKLSDAKASFAIHNSPLSEGSVIGFEYGYNVYAPETLVLWEAQYGDFANAAQVFFDQFIAAGRAKWGQKSGLVMLLPHGFEGQGPEHSSGRLERFLQLAAEDSWQVANLTSAAQYFHILRRQADLLKREEVRPLVIMTPKSLLRNPQTVSDLNELCEGEFKPVIEQPGLGHSPEKVKRLVLCTGKIATDLTDKLNSLEGNQDWVHMLRVEELYPFPKNIILSILENLSSLEEIVWVQEEPQNMGAWTFIDAKLREIAPEGVPVNYIGRRRRQSPAEGDPNIHKKDQERIVTKALTWNK from the coding sequence ATGGCAGTAGGCAATAGCAAGCAAAAATTCCCTTGGGAAGACTTCCATGGACCAAACCTCGGCTATGTCATGGAACAATATGATCAATATAAAGTTGATCCAAACTCTATTGATATAGAATTGAAAGAAATATTTGATAACTGGGGTTCTCCTTCTCTACAAATGAAATCAACTAATCAACCAGCATTAGCTGAAAATGAAACAATTTCGGCTGATAAAATGAAAAAAGTAGCAGAAGCTGTAAAGCTTGTGACAAATATCCGCAGGTATGGTCACTTAAATGCAGCAGTGTATCCTTTCGAGGAAACTGGTGAGAAAAATGAATTTTTACGTCTTGAAGAATATGATTTAACAGAAGAAGATTTAAAGGATATTCCTGTACACCTATTATGTGAAGATGTTCCGGGACATGTAACAAATGGTCTTGAGGCATACCAATACTTAAAGGAAGTATACAAAGGTTCAATTGCATTTGAGTTCAGTCATGTACATAATTATGAAGAAAAAACGTGGCTTCTTAAAATGGTTGAGTCAGGAACTATTTTTAAAAACCTGTCGAAAGAAAAACGGGTTTCTATATTAAAGAGATTAGCAGAAGTAGAAGGATTTGAACAATTTCTACATCGGACATTTGTAGGGCAGAAGCGTTTCTCAATCGAAGGACTAGATATGCTTGTTCCAGTTCTTGACGAATTGATTTCGAATGCAGTCCAAGCAGGTACAGATACAATCAATATTGGAATGGCACACAGAGGACGATTAAATGTATTGGCCCATGTACTTGGAAAGCCATATGAAATTATCTTTTCTGAGTTTCAACATGCTCCAAATAAGGAATTAGTACCTTCAGAAGGATCTATAGGCATTAACTATGGCTGGAGTGGTGATGTAAAATACCATCTTGGTGCTAACAAGCAATTCAAGGATGAAAGCGTTGGACATGCGAAAGTAACGTTGGCTAATAACCCAAGTCACTTAGAATTCATTGATCCGATTGTTGAAGGTTATACTCGAGCTGCACAAGAGGTTCGTACAGAGAAAGGCTATCCTAGACAGAGTGTTAATGATGCGATGGCAATCTTAATTCATGGTGATGCTGCGTTTCCTGGTGAAGGAATAGTTGCCGAAACTCTTAATTTGAATAAATTAACAGGTTATCAAACAGGAGGTACAATCCATATTATTGCAAATAATATGATTGGTTTTACGACAGAGAGCCGTGATTCTCGTTCTACTAAATATGCAAGTGACCTTGCAAAAGGGTATGAAATTCCAATCGTTCATGTTAATGCTGATGATCCTGAAGCATGTATTGCAGCTGTATTTATTGCAATGGAGTATCGCAAAAAGTTTAAGAGCGACTTCTTGATCGATCTCATTGGTTATCGCCGATTCGGCCATAATGAAATGGACGAACCATCTATGACACAGCCTCAACTATATGAAAAAGTGCGCAAACATCCTACGGTTCGTAATTTGTATGCGAAATCACTAGAAAATGAGGGTGTAGTTGACTCAGGGGATATCCAGAAGATCAATGATGAAGTACAGGCAGCATTTGAGAAAGCATATCAGAAAGTTCCTGATAAAAATACTGTACAAACTCATGAAATCAAATTACCGAATTTTGTTAATAGTGGACTTCCTACTTTCCAAACTGCTGTTACCAAAGATAAATTGCTAAAGTTAAATGACGAGTTAGTTAAATGGCCTGAAAACTTTAATGTTTTCTCTAAATTACAAAGAATTTTAGAAAGAAGAGCTAATGCTCTTAAAGAAGAGGGAAAAGTAGAGTGGGCTCTTGGAGAGGCATTGGCATTTGCATCAATTTTGTCTGATGGAACACCAATTCGTTTAACTGGACAAGATTCCCAACGAGGTACATTTGCGCAAAGACATATCGTTTTACACGATGTTAACACTGGAGAGTTTTATTCACCATTACACAAACTCTCGGATGCTAAAGCATCATTTGCTATTCATAACAGTCCATTATCTGAAGGTTCTGTTATCGGCTTTGAGTATGGATACAATGTATATGCTCCAGAGACTTTGGTATTATGGGAAGCACAATATGGAGATTTTGCGAATGCTGCACAAGTATTTTTTGATCAATTTATTGCAGCAGGCCGTGCAAAATGGGGGCAAAAATCTGGACTAGTCATGCTATTACCACATGGTTTTGAAGGGCAAGGACCAGAACACTCAAGTGGAAGGTTAGAAAGGTTTTTACAACTTGCTGCCGAGGATAGTTGGCAAGTAGCTAATTTAACAAGTGCTGCACAATATTTCCATATTTTACGCAGACAGGCTGATTTGCTTAAACGAGAAGAAGTAAGACCGCTAGTGATCATGACGCCGAAAAGCTTGTTAAGAAATCCACAAACTGTGTCTGACCTAAATGAATTATGTGAAGGTGAATTCAAGCCTGTTATTGAACAACCAGGTCTTGGTCATTCTCCAGAAAAAGTGAAGAGACTTGTTCTATGTACAGGAAAAATCGCAACTGACCTAACGGATAAGTTGAATTCTTTAGAGGGTAATCAGGACTGGGTGCATATGTTGAGAGTGGAAGAATTATATCCATTCCCTAAGAATATAATCCTCTCAATATTAGAGAATTTATCTTCTCTTGAAGAAATCGTTTGGGTTCAAGAAGAGCCGCAAAATATGGGGGCTTGGACCTTTATTGATGCAAAACTGAGGGAAATTGCACCTGAAGGAGTTCCTGTTAATTATATTGGAAGAAGAAGAAGACAAAGTCCTGCAGAAGGTGATCCAAACATTCATAAGAAGGATCAAGAACGTATTGTGACAAAAGCATTGACTTGGAATAAGTAA
- a CDS encoding superoxide dismutase, translated as MSEQYMTSMKKWCDDILKSYEDSFQELNRNQDVTSLESWKNELLYLKQEIEERSDLDPKDVYQRADELFSQFNSYFDHEERQDHERIQNQMRSVPIGGHTLPPLPYAYDALEPYIHQEIMRLHHDKHHQSYVDGLNKAEKEMQKARKTGNYELIKHWEREAAFHGAGHYLHTIFWSVMTPNGGGKPSGMLMKEINQSFGSFEQFKQHFSEAAKNVEAVGWAILVWSPRSHRLEILQAEKHQNLSQWDVIPLLTLDVWEHAYYLQYKNERKKYVDNWWNVVNWKEVERRFHVSQQVKWNPY; from the coding sequence ATGTCAGAGCAATACATGACATCTATGAAAAAATGGTGTGATGATATTTTAAAAAGTTATGAAGACTCGTTTCAAGAACTAAACCGCAATCAAGATGTAACAAGTTTGGAATCTTGGAAAAATGAACTTTTATACTTAAAACAAGAAATTGAAGAAAGATCCGATTTGGACCCTAAAGATGTTTATCAACGTGCAGATGAATTATTTAGCCAATTTAATTCGTATTTTGATCATGAAGAGCGACAGGACCATGAACGAATCCAAAATCAAATGAGATCTGTGCCTATCGGAGGTCACACACTTCCTCCATTACCATACGCATATGATGCACTAGAACCCTATATTCACCAGGAGATCATGCGATTACACCATGATAAACATCATCAAAGCTATGTTGATGGATTAAATAAAGCTGAGAAAGAAATGCAAAAGGCAAGAAAAACAGGGAATTACGAATTAATTAAACATTGGGAACGTGAAGCAGCCTTTCACGGTGCAGGACATTACTTACACACCATTTTCTGGTCGGTTATGACACCTAATGGAGGTGGAAAGCCTTCTGGGATGTTAATGAAGGAAATCAATCAATCATTTGGCAGCTTTGAGCAATTTAAACAACATTTTTCAGAAGCTGCTAAAAATGTAGAAGCCGTTGGCTGGGCTATTTTAGTCTGGTCACCACGATCTCATCGATTAGAAATTCTCCAAGCTGAAAAGCATCAAAACCTAAGCCAATGGGATGTTATTCCGCTGTTAACGTTAGATGTATGGGAACACGCTTATTATCTTCAATATAAGAATGAACGAAAGAAATACGTAGATAATTGGTGGAATGTTGTCAACTGGAAGGAAGTTGAAAGACGTTTTCACGTTTCACAACAAGTGAAATGGAATCCATATTAA
- the shc gene encoding squalene--hopene cyclase, which produces MLTTNKLDQTIDSFINKLKTTQKNDGSWKYCFEGGLMTDAFMIIMLRALDIKNEEQLIKDLSERLLLKQTKEGTWKAYPDEKSGNLSATIQAYCALLFSGFLSQTHPALTKAEHFIKESGGLNNAHFMTKWMLAVNGLYPWPTFFYVPMTFLLIPTSFPLNFYQFSAYARIHFIPMMIAANKKFTISSPYTPAINHLYRHPSTQDFLDDFRSKSVFMNEMNKLLSLPDYLHRLGYERAERYMLKRIEDDGTLYSYASATFFMIFALLSLGYSKNSATIVNAINGLKQLVSTSCNGVHLENSTSTVWDTALLSYALQEAKVSDQENMIQQATSYLLSKQHTKKGDWKIHNPNVSAGGWGFSHNNTINPDNDDTAAVLRAITRTARSNDRVRNAWYRGVKYLLSMQNSDGGWGAFEKNTDLALLTLIPLENAEDAAIDPSTPDLTGRVIEFLGTYAGLTKQHPSIKAAIHWLEKNQEKDGSWYGRWGVCYLYGTWAAVTGMISVGVSPNSVVIQKAIHWLESVQLGSGGWGESCYSSEQKKYTPLPYSTPSQTSWALDALIQSNAYKNISVQKGISHLLNPASFSKTALTYPTGIGLPGQFYIHYHSYNDIFPLLVMAHYRSKIKTKSTGNFQTYN; this is translated from the coding sequence ATGCTTACAACCAACAAGCTTGACCAAACCATTGATTCTTTCATCAATAAGTTGAAAACTACACAAAAGAATGATGGTTCCTGGAAATATTGTTTTGAAGGCGGATTAATGACAGATGCGTTTATGATTATTATGCTCAGAGCTTTAGACATAAAAAACGAAGAACAGTTAATAAAAGATTTATCGGAGCGATTACTTCTAAAACAAACGAAAGAAGGAACATGGAAAGCCTATCCCGATGAAAAAAGCGGTAATCTATCGGCAACAATACAAGCTTATTGTGCGTTATTATTTTCAGGCTTTTTATCTCAAACTCATCCTGCATTAACAAAAGCTGAACATTTTATCAAAGAATCGGGCGGGTTAAACAATGCACATTTTATGACCAAATGGATGCTTGCTGTAAACGGACTTTATCCATGGCCTACGTTCTTTTATGTCCCGATGACATTTCTGCTTATCCCAACATCATTCCCTTTAAACTTTTACCAGTTTAGTGCATATGCCAGAATCCACTTTATCCCAATGATGATTGCTGCTAATAAAAAATTTACAATATCGTCTCCCTATACACCTGCAATCAACCACTTATACCGACACCCATCTACACAAGACTTCCTCGACGATTTTCGCTCAAAATCAGTTTTTATGAATGAAATGAACAAACTATTATCATTACCTGACTATCTCCATCGTCTTGGGTATGAGCGTGCGGAAAGATATATGTTAAAAAGAATCGAAGATGATGGCACATTATACAGTTATGCAAGTGCAACTTTTTTTATGATCTTCGCCCTACTATCTCTTGGATATAGCAAAAATTCCGCCACAATCGTCAACGCTATAAACGGTTTAAAACAATTAGTTTCTACTTCTTGTAATGGAGTTCATTTAGAAAACTCTACTTCAACTGTATGGGATACTGCCCTGCTCAGTTATGCATTACAAGAAGCTAAAGTCTCAGACCAAGAAAATATGATTCAACAAGCTACTTCGTATCTTCTATCAAAACAGCATACTAAAAAAGGAGATTGGAAAATTCATAATCCTAACGTTTCTGCCGGTGGATGGGGGTTTTCTCATAATAATACGATAAACCCTGATAACGATGATACAGCTGCAGTATTACGTGCAATAACGCGTACAGCCAGGTCAAATGACAGAGTCCGAAATGCTTGGTATAGAGGAGTAAAATACCTCCTTTCAATGCAAAATTCAGATGGAGGGTGGGGAGCTTTTGAAAAAAACACAGATTTAGCGTTACTCACCCTCATTCCCTTAGAAAATGCAGAAGACGCCGCTATTGATCCCTCAACTCCTGATCTAACTGGTAGAGTAATTGAGTTTTTAGGGACTTATGCAGGTCTAACAAAACAACATCCAAGTATTAAAGCTGCTATACATTGGTTAGAAAAGAATCAGGAAAAAGACGGTTCTTGGTATGGCAGATGGGGTGTATGCTATCTATACGGTACATGGGCTGCAGTTACTGGAATGATATCTGTGGGTGTATCACCAAATTCAGTTGTTATTCAAAAAGCAATCCATTGGCTAGAATCTGTTCAGCTTGGTAGTGGCGGTTGGGGAGAATCTTGTTATAGTAGTGAACAGAAAAAATACACACCACTTCCCTATAGTACACCTTCTCAAACTTCTTGGGCTCTTGATGCCTTAATTCAAAGTAATGCATACAAAAATATATCCGTACAAAAAGGAATCTCTCATTTGCTAAATCCAGCTTCTTTTTCTAAAACTGCATTGACTTATCCGACTGGTATTGGATTGCCTGGACAATTTTACATTCATTATCATAGCTATAATGATATATTCCCTTTACTGGTCATGGCACATTATAGAAGTAAAATAAAAACTAAATCAACCGGAAATTTCCAGACTTATAACTAA
- the odhB gene encoding 2-oxoglutarate dehydrogenase complex dihydrolipoyllysine-residue succinyltransferase, whose product MAEIKVPELAESITEGTIAQWLKQPGDAVEKGEYLLEVETDKVNVELTAEFSGVLKELHKESGDTVQVGETIGVIDESGEASSSQSEEVKQEAKAPEAAQQNEGEDKNEKMQRPIASPSARKLARERGIDLQQVQTIDPLGRVRKQDVESFSGQNAQNQQQQAETPKTAAAPKPAASAQDDVPGKPVERVKMSRRRQTIANRLVEVQQTAAMLTTFNEVDMTAVMEVRKRRKDKFFETHDVRLGFMSFFTKAVVAALKQFPLLNAEIQGNEILMKKFYDIGIAVSAPEGLVVPVVRDADRLNFAGIEGEILNLATKARDNKLSLSDLQGGTFTITNGGVFGSLLSTPILNGPQVGILGMHKIQLRPVAIDNERMENRPMMYIALSYDHRIVDGKEAVSFLATVKELLEDPESLLLEG is encoded by the coding sequence ATGGCTGAAATTAAAGTACCAGAACTAGCAGAATCTATAACTGAAGGAACTATTGCACAATGGCTGAAACAACCTGGTGATGCAGTAGAAAAAGGTGAGTATCTTTTAGAAGTTGAGACAGACAAAGTAAACGTTGAATTAACTGCTGAATTTTCTGGAGTTTTAAAAGAGCTACACAAAGAATCAGGTGATACTGTTCAAGTTGGAGAGACAATCGGAGTAATTGATGAGAGTGGAGAAGCTTCTAGCTCACAGTCAGAAGAAGTTAAGCAAGAAGCAAAGGCACCAGAAGCTGCTCAACAAAATGAAGGTGAAGATAAAAATGAGAAAATGCAACGTCCAATCGCTTCACCTTCTGCACGTAAACTTGCACGTGAGCGTGGAATAGATTTACAACAAGTACAAACAATTGATCCTTTAGGTCGAGTAAGAAAACAGGATGTTGAATCTTTCTCAGGTCAAAATGCACAAAATCAGCAGCAACAGGCTGAAACACCTAAAACTGCTGCTGCACCGAAACCGGCTGCTTCTGCTCAAGATGATGTACCTGGAAAACCTGTTGAGAGAGTTAAAATGTCCAGAAGACGCCAAACTATTGCAAATCGCTTAGTAGAGGTACAACAAACAGCAGCAATGCTGACAACATTTAATGAAGTTGATATGACAGCTGTCATGGAGGTTCGTAAACGTAGAAAAGATAAATTCTTTGAAACTCATGATGTTCGTTTAGGGTTTATGTCATTCTTTACAAAAGCTGTTGTAGCAGCATTAAAACAATTCCCGTTATTAAATGCAGAAATTCAAGGGAATGAAATTTTAATGAAAAAGTTCTATGATATCGGTATTGCTGTATCAGCACCAGAGGGTCTAGTTGTTCCTGTTGTTCGTGATGCAGATCGCTTAAACTTTGCTGGAATTGAAGGAGAAATTCTTAATCTGGCAACAAAAGCACGCGACAATAAACTAAGCTTAAGTGATCTACAAGGTGGAACTTTCACGATTACAAATGGGGGAGTGTTCGGCTCACTATTATCTACCCCAATCCTAAATGGTCCACAAGTTGGTATTCTTGGAATGCACAAAATTCAATTGAGACCTGTTGCAATTGACAATGAAAGAATGGAAAACCGTCCAATGATGTACATTGCTCTTTCATATGATCATCGAATTGTTGACGGTAAAGAAGCAGTTAGCTTCCTCGCAACTGTTAAAGAATTACTGGAAGATCCTGAATCATTATTACTTGAAGGTTAA